A DNA window from Gigantopelta aegis isolate Gae_Host chromosome 4, Gae_host_genome, whole genome shotgun sequence contains the following coding sequences:
- the LOC121370096 gene encoding adenosine receptor A2b-like, which yields MDALSITYITLETIIGVLSTVGNAMVLIAINRSHALQTITNCFIASLALADMLVGIIVAPLAALSFVGLPHNFLGCVFINSVVILFTQVSIFSLLAVAVERFLAIVIPFFYQKHMTSHRAILLLVVIWIAGIIVGLVPMFGWNLGPPEDMVCAFTRVIDMSYMVYFNFLGFVLVPLVIMFCIYLYIYAIVRQQMIKIAALEIAVDGRKKKRKFMKEIKAAKSLAIVLGLFTICWLPIHLANTVNHLCGSGCGVPYPFIVAAILISHANSVFNPFLYAYGNTRFMSEFKKMLCLFKESDSFTTEDRSVSNIVNTTRSDENPQQERF from the coding sequence ATGGATGCCCTGTCAATCACCTACATCACCCTGGAAACTATCATTGGAGTGTTGTCCACCGTTGGAAATGCAATGGTCCTGATAGCCATCAACCGCTCACATGCCCTGCAGACAATCACCAACTGTTTCATAGCGAGTCTCGCCCTGGCAGACATGCTGGTGGGGATCATTGTGGCACCTCTGGCTGCCCTCAGTTTCGTCGGATTGCCGCACAACTTTCTGGGATGTGTCTTCATCAACTCCGTGGTCATCCTCTTCACTCAGGTCTCAATCTTCAGCCTTCTTGCCGTCGCCGTAGAACGATTCCTGGCCATTGTCATTCCGTTCTTCTACCAGAAACATATGACTTCTCATCGAGCGATTCTATTACTGGTGGTAATATGGATTGCTGGTATTATCGTCGGTCTTGTGCCGATGTTTGGATGGAATCTGGGTCCTCCAGAAGACATGGTGTGTGCCTTCACCAGGGTCATCGACATGAGTTACATGGTCTACTTCAACTTCCTGGGATTTGTTCTTGTTCCGCTGGTCatcatgttttgcatttacctgTACATTTATGCTATTGTGCGGCAACAGATGATCAAGATTGCGGCCCTTGAGATCGCTGTTGATGGACGGAAGAAAAAGAGGAAGTTCATGAAGGAAATCAAGGCCGCCAAGTCGCTAGCAATTGTACTGGGACTATTTACAATATGCTGGCTGCCAATTCATCTCGCAAACACTGTTAATCACCTCTGTGGATCAGGCTGTGGCGTTCCCTACCCATTCATAGTGGCAGCCATTCTGATTAGCCATGCCAATTCAGTGTTCAATCCATTTCTGTACGCCTACGGCAACACCAGGTTCATGTCAGAGTTTAAGAAGATGCTCTGCTTGTTCAAAGAGAGTGACAGCTTCACCACAGAGGACCGCTCAGTCTCAAATATTGTCAACACAACCAGATCAGATGAGAATCCACAGCAAGAGAGGTTCTGA